The genome window gttgtgtgtttttcctgcttccaGATTAATGAGATTCATAAATTCAAGATTCATTTTCTAAATATCAgataaaaacagtaaacagtgttCATCTGTTGGAAACCATGTTGTAGTTgtgcacataacacacacacacacacacacacacacacacacacacactcacactggatCTCGCCAAAAGCTGACACTTGACctcttcatttacatgcagctatAATTAAGGagaggaggcctgcaggtgcatcctgggaagaaagagagggaggagtagaGAGGTGATGCTTCACTGGCGGAGGATGAAAACTcactttcatttgttcattttttctgaattttcttCACGACTTCAAACATCTAAAACCAGACAGAGTGATTGTGATCTTTAATAACCAATAACAATTGATCTTTCTGAATAATATGCATTTTAAAGTCAGAGAAATATGTTTGTTCTTGGATTAACTGTCAGTTAATCCAGAAATTTATCAGTTAATTTATCAGTTTTTTAGTCATTAACTGGATTAACTGTAATTATCATTTAATTatcaggagaaaaataaaatatcatcaaattccaacattttgttgaacattattgttttaaatgatgttttcaagaatacaaataaatgaaacgGTTTTTCGTGTACTCaattttttgtatgtttattttttattgaatgagTCTTGACAAATGCAGCAGTTGCAAAGCTGATACAACACCTCCACCTAACTGTCACAACATGTAttacaagcatgcacacacatcttttctAGCATGTGAACCTTGTaatgagcaaacagcacaaagagtaaagaagcagctttgaaatggtcattctgctcctctgctatTCTTCAGTGGGACAGTCTGActtgtggatgtttttctctgaagtctGGGAGCCCAAAGACACTTTACATGTGTAAACTTTATCCATGTTCCAGTCTGACGTCTGGATGGCCAGATAGCTGCTGATTTGGAAAGTGTGGTCTGCTTGCTGAACAGCGGTGCTGGTAGAGATCCCGCTGCTCACTGGACTCCCACCAGCCAACCAGCTCACATCTGCAAAAGGCACAGActgactggacagacagaccagagcGGCTTTGTTGGACTGGAGCTCAGCACTGGACGGAGGGAAGACtgtcaggacaggaggagggaggctggagcctgaaaacacatgaaggacaTTCATCAAACAACTACAAATCTAATCACTCATTCAAAGCATGACAGCAACAGATtagttatttgttgttttgacagtataataaaaatgatcagataatgtattttaaatctAAACGTATTTACATCATTACCTACATGAGcagaattcatttgttttaacaaaACTTATAAATCATAAGGTTAGAAATTTGATGATTAAGACATTCATAAAGACACCTTCTAATGGTTTTTGACTTCTAATATAATTATTTCCGTCACTTCAGGAAattacagtttgtcagttgtcaGTTTGCTTCAGTGGTTTCTATTTAACAaccaaagacaagaaaaatcaGCCAATATACAATTTACATCAATTCAAAGTTATCTTTAAActttttgtcaataaaaacGGAAGTGCAGCAGTTTTGCATTGATATTGTCATGAAAATTATCGTCACATATGTTGTAATATACGtagatttttcttcattttaaagtttgtcatgaactgtgaaagaaaagaaaaacacaaactagaaaataaaaaatcctcAACCCTCACTACACAAGTGGATCATTTGTAGAAAACAGTTCACatattgtgatcatttgcagATCATCTCGTCAAAGACACAACCTGCTATCAAAGCTGATGTACAAATACAATTGTACAACATGTTAAATGGAGTTTAAACAGACTTTGTGTGGCTTCACATCTGATCCTCATATCAGTTCTCACCAAAAAGTTGTTCGTGACCGTTTCACATTGTCTTTGAAACCCTGCTTATGTCCTTTATATGTTCTTatcttcagtgtttttagaCACATTCTCTGTCATTAACTTCTTTTCCTTCACTTTCAGTTAataagacaaatgaaaacatcttcatcagttGTCAAGCTCGTCATCATGATCTGTTCAGGTTGTACAAAATGTCCATCATCCAGTCTTTACTGATAAAGGAGACACAGTACAGACACAAATATCTCAGAGCATCAACTGGAAAATAATAAGATGTGCACATTCAGATGTAATAATATTTCCACATGTATGTAAATAACTGGTGAGGCTCTTTTTCAGCCAGTTTTGCttcctgacatttattttgtaattgttgATCCCAACTCTTTCTGTCATCATCCAATCAAATAAAATCTTAAAAGATGAGTCACCTCAGTCTTGATACGTGTTTATTGTTAATAGttgattaaaaatgacattgaTTATGGGTGATGGGACCAtggaaaaatccaaaaacaaagagaaatgctCTCAGTGCATGAAAACATTCAGGACTTAATATTACAACTCACCATTTGCAGCCTAAATATTGAGCACATACAAGACACTAGTCAAATACTTACTGCTTATACTGGTAACCATCAGCtcaaccctgtctcctagaaattctGTTTATATCCAACTAACCTGCTGTCATAGCAACATTGTGGTGACAAAGTTATCGCTGCCTGGATTATTTTCAGAGACATAATTtctttgattgatttgattgatttgattctTTGCATCCAATCATAGCTTCTGGGGGACAAGGCTGGTCAGCAAAGGCAGCGGAGAAGACGACTGCTGGTGATTTAACAAGTCTTTTCTGAAGGAGGAAATGTATTCAGCACATTAGTGAGACCTCGAGGATACACACAATGAGTTTGGTGAGTAActcttgttgttttgtttgcttggtTACATGTAGACTCCACTGGGCATCTTTAAGATACTGTTGCATTTTGGGTAACAGCTGATAGACC of Chelmon rostratus isolate fCheRos1 chromosome 17, fCheRos1.pri, whole genome shotgun sequence contains these proteins:
- the LOC121620407 gene encoding immunoglobulin lambda-1 light chain-like — translated: MLGTLCTLITALTCVSGVTVVTQKPPVVVLRTGETATMDCNLGTVTNSAARWYKQIPGGVPQFVLRFYHGSSSPLYGPGFSSTKFTSTHQSQSDYRLTISNVEEGDSAVYYCQTWDNSAKEEICSCLMNVLHVFSGSSLPPPVLTVFPPSSAELQSNKAALVCLSSQSVPFADVSWLAGGSPVSSGISTSTAVQQADHTFQISSYLAIQTSDWNMDKVYTCKVSLGSQTSEKNIHKSDCPTEE